A stretch of DNA from Microbacterium sp. LWS13-1.2:
GCGGATCGCCGCATCCGCCGCCTCGAAGCCCTTGTCCTCCACCGAGCCCTCGAGGCCAGCACGGGCGATGCCCTGCGCCTCGTCGTCGAGCGTCAGCACGCCAAACCCGACCGGCTTGCCCGTGTCGAGCGCCACGCGCGTGAGCCCGTCCGTCGCCGCGTTCGAGACGAACTCGAAGTGGGGCGTCCCGCCGCGGATGATGACGCCGAGCGCAACGACCGCGTCGGCGCCGGCATCCAGTGCCGCCTTCGCGACGACGGGCAGCTCGAACGAGCCGGGCACCCGCACGATGCGATGTGAGGCGCCGGCGGCCGTCACGGCGCGTTCGGCGCCGGCGATGAGGCCGTCGGTGATCGTCTCGTGCCACGTTCCCGCGACGACGACGACATCGATTCCCGTGCCGTCGACCGCTCCTGTGACCAGGGGTGCGCCCTTGCCGCTCATCGTTCTGCTCCCTCGTGCATCTGTGCGAGTGCGTCGGCGAGGTCTGCCTCCGCGATGAGGTGACCCATCCGGTCGCGCTTCGTCGCCAGGTACTGGTGGTTGTTCGGACCGACGCCGACCAGCAGCGGCACCTGCTCGACGATGTCGAGACCCAGTTCGCGTAGCTGGTGCACCTTGTCGGAGTTGTTGGTCAGCAGCCTCACGCGCGCGACGCCGAGATCCGACAGGATGCCGGCGGCGGCCGCGTAGTCCCGCGCGTCGGCGGGCAGGCCGAGCGCCAGGTTGGCGTCGACCGTGTCGAGGCCGCGCTCCTGCAGCGAGTAGGCGCGGAGCTTGTTGATGAGTCCGATGCCGCGGCCCTCGTGACCGCGCATGTAGATCACGACGCCGCCGTCCTGCTCGATGGCGTCGAGCGCGGCCTCGAGCTGCGGGCCGCACTCGCACTTGAGCGACCCGAAGGCCTCTCCGGTCAGGCACTCGGAGTGCACACGCACGAGCGGCGCATCGCCGAGCTCGCCCGAGACGACGGCGATGTGGTCGGTGCCGGTGACGCGGTCCTTGTACGCCAGGAACCGGAACGCCCCGTGCGAGGTGGGCACGTTCGCCTCGGCGCGCAGGCTGACGCGGCGCTTGTCGGCGCCCCGGATCGCCGGGTCGCAGGGGGCGTTCTCGTCGAGGTAGGCGATGAGGAGCTCGATCGTGATGACTGGGATGTCGTACTCAGCGCCCAGCTCCTGGAGCCCCGGCAGCCGCATCATGCTGCCGTCGTCGGAGACGACCTCGCCGATGACGCCCACCGGTGCGAGCTCAGCGAGCTTCATGAGCTCGACCGCGGCCTCGGTGTGACCGGCGCGCTCGCGCACGCCGCCGTCGACGGCGCGCAGGGGCAGGATGTGGCCGGGCCGGATGACGCTGGTCGGCGTCGACTCGGGGTCGGCGAGCACGTTGAGCGTGTGGGCGCGGTCGCCGGCGCTGATGCCGGTCGAGATGCGGTCGGCGGCGTCGACGCTCACCGTGTAGGCGGTGCCGCGCGCGTCCTGGTTGTTCTCCACCATCGGCGGCAGATCGAGTCGGTCTGCCCAATCCGAGGGCATAGGGGCGCACAGGAATCCGCTCGTCCAGCGGACCGTCCAGGCGACCCACTCGGGAGTGGCGAGCTGGGCCGACAGGATGACGTCGCCCTCGTTCTCGCGATTCTCATCGTCGGCGACGATGACCGGCCGGCCGGCGCGCAACGCCTCGACGGCCTCGGGGATCGTGGAAAGGCTCATTTCGAACCTCCTTCCGTCGGTGCGGATGCGTCCGCAGGGAGTTCGGGTGCGGCCGGAGCCGCGAAGGCAGCCTCGCGGAGCGCGGGTGCGGTCGGAGTCGCGAATGAGAGGAGTCGCTGCACGTGGCGCGCCAGGATGTCGGTCTCGAGGTTGACGCGGTCGCCCGGCACGCGGGCACCCAGGGTGGTGGCCGCGAGCGTCTCGGGGATGAGCGACACTTCGAACCATGCCTCGGTCGCGGGAGCGGGGCTCGCGGCGCTGACGGTGAGCGAGACGCCGTCGACGGCGATCGAGCCCTTGTCGACGACCAGGGGGGCGAGATCCGCCGGAACCGAGATGCGCAGCACCTGCCACTGGGCGCCGGGGCGCACCTCCAGCACCGTGCCGGTGCCGTCGATGTGGCCTTGCACGATGTGCCCGCCGAG
This window harbors:
- the ribA gene encoding GTP cyclohydrolase II, whose protein sequence is MSLSTIPEAVEALRAGRPVIVADDENRENEGDVILSAQLATPEWVAWTVRWTSGFLCAPMPSDWADRLDLPPMVENNQDARGTAYTVSVDAADRISTGISAGDRAHTLNVLADPESTPTSVIRPGHILPLRAVDGGVRERAGHTEAAVELMKLAELAPVGVIGEVVSDDGSMMRLPGLQELGAEYDIPVITIELLIAYLDENAPCDPAIRGADKRRVSLRAEANVPTSHGAFRFLAYKDRVTGTDHIAVVSGELGDAPLVRVHSECLTGEAFGSLKCECGPQLEAALDAIEQDGGVVIYMRGHEGRGIGLINKLRAYSLQERGLDTVDANLALGLPADARDYAAAAGILSDLGVARVRLLTNNSDKVHQLRELGLDIVEQVPLLVGVGPNNHQYLATKRDRMGHLIAEADLADALAQMHEGAER
- a CDS encoding riboflavin synthase gives rise to the protein MFTGIVEEIGEVTAVEPSGDGVRLTVRGPKAVSDAGHGDSISVSGVCLTVVGQGDGWFTADVMKQTLDMSTLDGVAAGRAVNLERATAAHGRLGGHIVQGHIDGTGTVLEVRPGAQWQVLRISVPADLAPLVVDKGSIAVDGVSLTVSAASPAPATEAWFEVSLIPETLAATTLGARVPGDRVNLETDILARHVQRLLSFATPTAPALREAAFAAPAAPELPADASAPTEGGSK
- the ribH gene encoding 6,7-dimethyl-8-ribityllumazine synthase; this encodes MSGKGAPLVTGAVDGTGIDVVVVAGTWHETITDGLIAGAERAVTAAGASHRIVRVPGSFELPVVAKAALDAGADAVVALGVIIRGGTPHFEFVSNAATDGLTRVALDTGKPVGFGVLTLDDEAQGIARAGLEGSVEDKGFEAADAAIRTALALRELRG